The Setaria italica strain Yugu1 chromosome IX, Setaria_italica_v2.0, whole genome shotgun sequence genome has a window encoding:
- the LOC101768925 gene encoding probable serine/threonine-protein kinase At4g35230: protein MGCCRSSLRAGAGAGTHAAEKPPRHRPPPPPPPPPTNRSSSFSLNAHQAAPSARAGAGGGGGDVPAFAEFSLADLRAATGGFAAANIVSESGEKAPNLVYRGQLKGPAGGAPPRAIAVKKFAKLAWPDPKQFAEEAKGVGSLRHRRMANLIGYCCDGDERLLVAEFMPNDTLAKHLFHWENQTIEWAMRLRVAYYISQALEYCSTKGRPLYHDLNAYRVLFDESGDPRLSCFGLMKNSRDGKSYSTNLAYTPPEYLRNGRVTPESVIFSFGTVLLDLLSGKRIPPSHALDIMRGRNIQAVMDSHLEGNYSIEVATTLVNLASQCLQYEPRDRPDIKKLVSILEPLQIKLEVPSYVMLGIPKPVEEPQAPPTPQRPLSPMGEACSRMDLTAIHQILFTTHYRDDEGSNELSFQEWTQQMRDMLDARKRGDFAFKDKDFKAAIDCYTQFVDVGTMVSPTVFARRSLCYLMCDQPDAALRDAMQAQIIYPDWPTAFYMQAVALSKLNMQSDAVDMLNEASQLEEKRQKSTKGP, encoded by the exons ATGGGTTGCTGCCGCTCCTCGCTACGGgcgggggccggggccgggacccacgcggcggagaagccgccccgccaccgcccgccgccgccgccgccgccgccaccgacgaACCGCTCGTCCTCCTTCTCCCTGAACGCGCACCAGGCCGCGCCCTCGGCCCgcgctggcgccggcggtgggggcggggaTGTCCCGGCGTTCGCGGAGTTCTCCCTGGCGGACCTCCGCGCGGCCACGGGCGGGTTCGCGGCGGCGAACATCGTCTCCGAGAGCGGCGAGAAGGCGCCCAACCTCGTCTACAGGGGCCAGCTGAagggccccgccggcggcgccccgccGCGCGCGATTGCCGTGAAGAAGTTCGCCAAGCTCGCCTGGCCCGACCCCAAGCAGTTCGCG GAGGAGGCCAAGGGGGTTGGGAGCCTGCGGCACAGGAGGATGGCGAACCTGATCGGCTACTgctgcgacggcgacgagcgcctTCTCGTTGCCGAGTTCATGCCCAACGACACCCTTGCCAAGCACCTGTTTCACT GGGAAAACCAGACTATAGAATGGGCTATGCGTCTGAGAGTTGCATACTACATTTCTCAAGCATTGGAATATTGTAGTACCAAGGGGCGGCCTTTATATCATGACTTAAATGCATACAGGGTCCTCTTTGATGAG AGTGGTGACCCTCGTCTTTCATGCTTTGGTCTGATGAAAAACAGCAGGGATGGGAAAAGCTATAGCACTAACCTAGCATATACACCTCCAGAATATCTGAGAAATG GCAGGGTTACTCCAGAAAGCGTCATATTCAGTTTTGGCACTGTACTCCTTGACCTTCTCAGTGGAAAACGTATACCTCCTTCACAT GCACTTGATATCATGAGAGGCAGAAACATCCAAGCAGTAATGGATTCACATTTGGAGGGGAACTACTCAATAGAGGTGGCTACTACACTGGTGAACCTTGCTTCTCAATGTCTACAGTATGAGCCAAGAGATCGGCCTGACATTAAAAAGTTGGTTTCCATTCTGGAGCCTTTGCAGATAAAATTAGAG GTACCATCATATGTGATGCTTGGAATTCCAAAGCCTGTGGAAGAACCACAGGCGCCTCCTACTCCACAGCGCCCTCTTTCTCCCATGGGAGAAGCCTGTTCCCGGATGGATCTAACTGCCATCCATCAGATCCTATTCACGACACATTACAGAGATGATGAAGGGAGCAATGAG CTATCTTTTCAAGAATGGACACAGCAGATGAGGGATATGTTGGATGCAAGGAAACGTGGCGACTTCGCCTTCAAAGACAAAGATTTTAAGGCAGCAATTGATTGTTACACTCAG TTTGTTGATGTGGGGACAATGGTTTCACCAACTGTATTCGCCAGACGAAGCTTGTGCTACCTCATGTGTGACCAACCTGATGCTGCCCTCCGTGATGCGATGCAAGCACAGATCATCTACCCTGATTGGCCCACAGCTTTCTACATGCAGGCAGTTGCGCTATCCAAGCTAAACATGCAGAGCGATGCCGTGGACATGCTGAACGAGGCGTCGCAGCTAGAAGAGAAGAGGCAAAAGAGCACAAAAGGACCTTGA